From Salvelinus sp. IW2-2015 linkage group LG18, ASM291031v2, whole genome shotgun sequence, a single genomic window includes:
- the LOC111978604 gene encoding solute carrier family 22 member 7 isoform X1 gives MKFEHLLSDINGFGRFQIMIIIISFIARFTLPCHFMLGNFIAAVPSHRCDISALDDEGVFGNLTQEQRLTVSIPVQEDGTPSSCKMFPEPQFHLLSNSNDSDQATVPCQNGWVYDNSTFKSTLATEWDLVCDQKGQNKAMATIFFMGVMFGAMTFGSLSDRFGRKIMLLVSYISGMLFGVASAFSTSFIMFAVLRFFTGFGITGIVIVSSVLSVEWVDIEHRKLVGVIDSLSWTFGNAMIPAIAYCVNDWRQLTIVVTSPLALAILTWRWIPESARWLIANGKFEKANFYLQQCAQMNQKQEFASKITPETLSSIIVTERKDRTYSYLDLVRTPKMRRLALLTGIVWYGVASTYYGISFXITGFGLNIYLTQFVYGAIELPAKLSVYYLLDKVGRRNTEVGSLLGAGICLAVNIFIPRDMSVLRTVVAVLGKGCSAASFTTVVLYSSELFPTVVRQNGMGYNSSMGRLGVSLAPLILLLDEVWRDLPQVLLCSIALLASLVARMLPETRDRCLPETIQDIEDGQTGKSLAGSQVVETTEIPLKSKANDEGEN, from the exons ATGAAGTTTGAACACCTACTCTCGGATATCAATGGATTTGGACGGTTCCAGATTATGATCATTATCATCAGCTTCATTGCTCGATTCACCCTGCCTTGTCACTTTATGCTGGGTAACTTCATAGCTGCTGTGCCCTCTCACCGCTGTGACATCAGCGCTCTGGATGATGAGGGCGTCTTTGGGAATCTGACCCAGGAGCAGAGACTGACTGTCAGTATTCCAGTACAGGAAGATGGGACTCCAAGCTCCTGCAAGATGTTCCCAGAACCCCAGTTCCACCTCCTGTCCAACTCCAATGACAGTGACCAAGCTACAGTCCCCTGTCAGAATGGATGGGTATATGACAACAGCACCTTCAAATCCACTCTGGCTACAGAG TGGGACTTGGTGTGTGACCAGAAAGGGCAAAATAAGGCGATGGCCACCATCTTCTTCATGGGAGTGATGTTCGGAGCAATGACCTTTGGTAGTCTGAGTGACAG GTTTGGTAGGAAGATCATGCTCCTGGTGTCCTATATCTCTGGCATGCTGTTTGGTGTTGCCAGTGCTTTCTCCACCTCCTTCATCATGTTTGCTGTGCTCAGGTTCTTCACTGGGTTCGGTATCACCGGCATCGTCATCGTCTCATCAGTACTCA GCGTGGAGTGGGTGGACATTGAGCACAGAAAATTAGTGGGAGTGATTGACAGCCTGTCCTGGACGTTTGGTAACGCCATGATTCCAGCCATAGCCTATTGTGTGAACGACTGGAGACAGCTGACTATAGTGGTCACCTCACCTCTCGCCCTGGCCATACTCACATGGag GTGGATTCCTGAGTCAGCCAGGTGGCTCATAGCCAATGGGAAGTTTGAGAAAGCAAACTTTTATTTGCAACAATGTGCCCAGATGAACCAGAAGCAGGAGTTTGCATCCAAAATTACACCAGAG ACTCTGTCCAGTATCAttgtgacagagagaaaagacagaaccTACTCCTACCTGGACTTGGTCAGGACCCCAAAGATGAGGAGACTAGCTCTACTCACAGGCATAGTATG GTATGGTGTGGCTTCAACATATTATGGCATTAGCTTCMACATCACTGGATTTGGGCTCAACATATATCTAACCCAGTTTGTGTATGGTGCCATAGAGCTCCCAGCCAAACTATCAGTGTACTACCTTCTGGATAAGGTGGGCAGGAGAAACACAGAAGTAGGATCTCTGCTAGGAGCTGGAATCTGTCTCGCTGTTAATATTTTCATACCCAGAG ACATGTCTGTTTTAAGGACGGTGGTGGCGGTGCTGGGGAAGGGTTGCTCGGCAGCATCCTTCACAACTGTCGTGTTATACAGTTCTGAGCTGTTCCCTACTGTGGTCAG gcagAACGGCATGGGCTACAACTCGTCCATGGGTCGCCTGGGAGTGTCTCTGGCCCCTCTCATCCTGCTGCTTGACGAGGTGTGGAGGGACCTTCCGCAGGTCCTCCTCTGCTCCATAGCCCTGCTGGCTAGCCTGGTGGCCAGGATGCTGCCTGAGACACGTGACCGCTGTCTACCAGAGACCATTCAGGACATTGAGGACGGGCAGACAGG GAAAAGTTTGGCTGGATCCCAAGTTGtggaaacaacagaaatcccTCTAAAATCAAAGGCCAACGATGAGGGGGAAAATTGA
- the LOC111978604 gene encoding solute carrier family 22 member 7 isoform X2, producing the protein MKFEHLLSDINGFGRFQIMIIIISFIARFTLPCHFMLGNFIAAVPSHRCDISALDDEGVFGNLTQEQRLTVSIPVQEDGTPSSCKMFPEPQFHLLSNSNDSDQATVPCQNGWVYDNSTFKSTLATEWDLVCDQKGQNKAMATIFFMGVMFGAMTFGSLSDRFGRKIMLLVSYISGMLFGVASAFSTSFIMFAVLRFFTGFGITGIVIVSSVLSVEWVDIEHRKLVGVIDSLSWTFGNAMIPAIAYCVNDWRQLTIVVTSPLALAILTWRWIPESARWLIANGKFEKANFYLQQCAQMNQKQEFASKITPETLSSIIVTERKDRTYSYLDLVRTPKMRRLALLTGIVWYGVASTYYGISFXITGFGLNIYLTQFVYGAIELPAKLSVYYLLDKVGRRNTEVGSLLGAGICLAVNIFIPRGRTAWATTRPWVAWECLWPLSSCCLTRCGGTFRRSSSAP; encoded by the exons ATGAAGTTTGAACACCTACTCTCGGATATCAATGGATTTGGACGGTTCCAGATTATGATCATTATCATCAGCTTCATTGCTCGATTCACCCTGCCTTGTCACTTTATGCTGGGTAACTTCATAGCTGCTGTGCCCTCTCACCGCTGTGACATCAGCGCTCTGGATGATGAGGGCGTCTTTGGGAATCTGACCCAGGAGCAGAGACTGACTGTCAGTATTCCAGTACAGGAAGATGGGACTCCAAGCTCCTGCAAGATGTTCCCAGAACCCCAGTTCCACCTCCTGTCCAACTCCAATGACAGTGACCAAGCTACAGTCCCCTGTCAGAATGGATGGGTATATGACAACAGCACCTTCAAATCCACTCTGGCTACAGAG TGGGACTTGGTGTGTGACCAGAAAGGGCAAAATAAGGCGATGGCCACCATCTTCTTCATGGGAGTGATGTTCGGAGCAATGACCTTTGGTAGTCTGAGTGACAG GTTTGGTAGGAAGATCATGCTCCTGGTGTCCTATATCTCTGGCATGCTGTTTGGTGTTGCCAGTGCTTTCTCCACCTCCTTCATCATGTTTGCTGTGCTCAGGTTCTTCACTGGGTTCGGTATCACCGGCATCGTCATCGTCTCATCAGTACTCA GCGTGGAGTGGGTGGACATTGAGCACAGAAAATTAGTGGGAGTGATTGACAGCCTGTCCTGGACGTTTGGTAACGCCATGATTCCAGCCATAGCCTATTGTGTGAACGACTGGAGACAGCTGACTATAGTGGTCACCTCACCTCTCGCCCTGGCCATACTCACATGGag GTGGATTCCTGAGTCAGCCAGGTGGCTCATAGCCAATGGGAAGTTTGAGAAAGCAAACTTTTATTTGCAACAATGTGCCCAGATGAACCAGAAGCAGGAGTTTGCATCCAAAATTACACCAGAG ACTCTGTCCAGTATCAttgtgacagagagaaaagacagaaccTACTCCTACCTGGACTTGGTCAGGACCCCAAAGATGAGGAGACTAGCTCTACTCACAGGCATAGTATG GTATGGTGTGGCTTCAACATATTATGGCATTAGCTTCMACATCACTGGATTTGGGCTCAACATATATCTAACCCAGTTTGTGTATGGTGCCATAGAGCTCCCAGCCAAACTATCAGTGTACTACCTTCTGGATAAGGTGGGCAGGAGAAACACAGAAGTAGGATCTCTGCTAGGAGCTGGAATCTGTCTCGCTGTTAATATTTTCATACCCAGAG gcagAACGGCATGGGCTACAACTCGTCCATGGGTCGCCTGGGAGTGTCTCTGGCCCCTCTCATCCTGCTGCTTGACGAGGTGTGGAGGGACCTTCCGCAGGTCCTCCTCTGCTCCATAG